One stretch of Pelmatolapia mariae isolate MD_Pm_ZW linkage group LG3_W, Pm_UMD_F_2, whole genome shotgun sequence DNA includes these proteins:
- the LOC134624328 gene encoding E3 ubiquitin-protein ligase TRIM21-like isoform X3 codes for MFLFFLPQSADMSAASNLRSEDQFLCSICLDVFTDPVSTPCGHNFCKTCISQHWDMNQSCQCPMCKETFSTRPQLRVNTFISEMVAHSSEQQAAKPGEVPCDVCTGTRLKALKSCLVCQTSYCQTHLEPHLTVKRLKRHQLIDAVENLEGRMCTKHDKLLELFCKTDQTCVCMLCSVLDHKNHEFVPLREEYEGKKAELEKTEAEIQQMIQKRRLKIQEITESVKMSKDAADRQKAEGVQVFTALMESVERRLKELMKEIEDKQETTEKQAEGLIKDLEQEISELMERSSEVEQLSRSEDHLHLLQSFSSLKAAPPTKDWTEVRFHPPSYEGTVGRAVDQLQETIRKLMKKKLLEAELQRVQQYEVDVTLDPDTANSWLILSDDGKQVYCGDVRKNLPDNPERFSRYAMVLGEQSFSSGRFYFEVQVKGKTEWTLGVATESINRKGKVTLCPRNGFWTVWLRNGNEYKARAESPVDLCLHPGPEKVGVFVDFEEGLVSFYDVGAAALIYSFTGCSFTHKLHPYFSPSLNDGGKNSAPLIICPVNQTESINN; via the exons atgtttcttttctttctccctcagaGTGCAGACATGTCTGCTGCCAGCAATCTGCGATCTGAAGATCAGTTTCTGTGCTCCATCTGTCTGGATGTGTTCACTGATCCAGTCTCTACACCATGTGGACACAACTTCTGCAAAACCTGCATCAGTCAGCACTGGGACATGAATCAGAGCTGTCAGTGTCCCATGTGTAAAGAGACTTTCTCCACTAGACCTCAGCTGAGGGTCAACACCTTCATCTCTGAGATGGTTGCTCA cagctcagagcaacAAGCTGCCAAACCAGGAGAAGTTCCCTGTGACGTCTGCACTGGAACCAGACTGAAGGCCCTGAAGTCCTGCCTGGTGTGTCAGACCTCCTACTGTCAGACTCACCTGGAGCCTCATCTGACAGTGAAACGTctgaaaagacatcagctgattgATGCTGTGGAGAACCTGGAAGGCAGGATGTGCACGAAGCACGATAAACTTCTGGAGCTGTTCTGTAAGACCGACCAGACATGTGTCTGCatgctctgctctgttttagACCACAAGAACCACGAGTTTGTTCCTCTGAGAGAAGAATATGAAGGAAAGaaggcagagctggagaagacAGAGGCTGAGATTCAGCAGATGATCCAGAAGAGACGACTGAAGATTCAGGAGATCACAGAGTCGGTGAAGATGAGTAAAgatgctgcagacagacagaaagcagaaggtgTTCAGGTCTTCACTGCTCTGATGGAGTCTGTTGAGAGACGCCTGAAGGAGCTCATGAAGGAGAtcgaagacaaacaggaaactacagagaaacaggctgaaggtctcatcaaagatctggaacaggaaatctctgagctgatggagagaagctctgaggtggagcagctctcacgctctgaagaccacctccacctcctccaaagcTTCTCCTCCTTGAAAGCTGCTCCACCCACCAAGGACTGGACAGAGGTCAGATTTCATCCACCATCATATGAGGGAACTGTGGGGAGAGCTGTGGATCAGCTGCAGGAGACAATCAGGAAACtcatgaagaagaagctgttagAGGCTGAGCTGCAGAGGGTGCAGCAGTATGAGGTGGATGTGACTCTGGATCCTGATACAGCAAATTCCTGGCTCATCCTGTCTGATGATGGAAAACAAGTTTACTGTGGTGATGTGAGGAAGAATCTTCCAGACAACCCAGAGAGATTTTCTAGATATGCTATGGTTTTAGGAGAGCAGAGTTTCTCTTCAGGCAGATTTTACTTTGAGGTTCAGGTTAAAGGAAAGACTGAGTGGACTTTAGGAGTGGCCACAGAGTCGATCAACAGGAAGGGAAAAGTCACACTGTGTCCTCGAAATGGTTTCTGGACTGTGTGGCTGAGAAATGGAAATGAGTACAAAGCTCGTGCTGAATCTCCAGTTGATCTCTGTCTTCATCCTGGTCCTGAGAAGGTGGGGGTGTTTGTGGATTTTGAGGAGGGTCTGGTCTCCTTTTATGATGTaggtgctgcagctctgatctaCTCCTTTACTGGCTGCTCCTTCACTCACAAACTCCACCCATACTTCAGTCCCAGTCTGAATGATGGAGGTAAAAACTCTGCACCTCTGATCATCTGTCCTGTCAATCAAACTGAGTCGATCAAcaactga
- the LOC134624328 gene encoding nuclear factor 7, brain-like isoform X7 — translation MFLFFLPQSADMSAASNLRSEDQFLCSICLDVFTDPVSTPCGHNFCKTCISQHWDMNQSCQCPMCKETFSTRPQLRVNTFISEMVAQFRHRQKAEGVQVFTALMESVERRLKELMKEIEDKQETTEKQAEGLIKDLEQEISELMERSSEVEQLSRSEDHLHLLQSFSSLKAAPPTKDWTEVRFHPPSYEGTVGRAVDQLQETIRKLMKKKLLEAELQRVQQYEVDVTLDPDTANSWLILSDDGKQVYCGDVRKNLPDNPERFSRYAMVLGEQSFSSGRFYFEVQVKGKTEWTLGVATESINRKGKVTLCPRNGFWTVWLRNGNEYKARAESPVDLCLHPGPEKVGVFVDFEEGLVSFYDVGAAALIYSFTGCSFTHKLHPYFSPSLNDGGKNSAPLIICPVNQTESINN, via the exons atgtttcttttctttctccctcagaGTGCAGACATGTCTGCTGCCAGCAATCTGCGATCTGAAGATCAGTTTCTGTGCTCCATCTGTCTGGATGTGTTCACTGATCCAGTCTCTACACCATGTGGACACAACTTCTGCAAAACCTGCATCAGTCAGCACTGGGACATGAATCAGAGCTGTCAGTGTCCCATGTGTAAAGAGACTTTCTCCACTAGACCTCAGCTGAGGGTCAACACCTTCATCTCTGAGATGGTTGCTCAGTTCAGAC acagacagaaagcagaaggtgTTCAGGTCTTCACTGCTCTGATGGAGTCTGTTGAGAGACGCCTGAAGGAGCTCATGAAGGAGAtcgaagacaaacaggaaactacagagaaacaggctgaaggtctcatcaaagatctggaacaggaaatctctgagctgatggagagaagctctgaggtggagcagctctcacgctctgaagaccacctccacctcctccaaagcTTCTCCTCCTTGAAAGCTGCTCCACCCACCAAGGACTGGACAGAGGTCAGATTTCATCCACCATCATATGAGGGAACTGTGGGGAGAGCTGTGGATCAGCTGCAGGAGACAATCAGGAAACtcatgaagaagaagctgttagAGGCTGAGCTGCAGAGGGTGCAGCAGTATGAGGTGGATGTGACTCTGGATCCTGATACAGCAAATTCCTGGCTCATCCTGTCTGATGATGGAAAACAAGTTTACTGTGGTGATGTGAGGAAGAATCTTCCAGACAACCCAGAGAGATTTTCTAGATATGCTATGGTTTTAGGAGAGCAGAGTTTCTCTTCAGGCAGATTTTACTTTGAGGTTCAGGTTAAAGGAAAGACTGAGTGGACTTTAGGAGTGGCCACAGAGTCGATCAACAGGAAGGGAAAAGTCACACTGTGTCCTCGAAATGGTTTCTGGACTGTGTGGCTGAGAAATGGAAATGAGTACAAAGCTCGTGCTGAATCTCCAGTTGATCTCTGTCTTCATCCTGGTCCTGAGAAGGTGGGGGTGTTTGTGGATTTTGAGGAGGGTCTGGTCTCCTTTTATGATGTaggtgctgcagctctgatctaCTCCTTTACTGGCTGCTCCTTCACTCACAAACTCCACCCATACTTCAGTCCCAGTCTGAATGATGGAGGTAAAAACTCTGCACCTCTGATCATCTGTCCTGTCAATCAAACTGAGTCGATCAAcaactga
- the LOC134624328 gene encoding E3 ubiquitin-protein ligase TRIM21-like isoform X4, whose protein sequence is MFLFFLPQSADMSAASNLRSEDQFLCSICLDVFTDPVSTPCGHNFCKTCISQHWDMNQSCQCPMCKETFSTRPQLRVNTFISEMVAQFRQQQAAKPGEVPCDVCTGTRLKALKSCLVCQTSYCQTHLEPHLTVKRLKRHQLIDAVENLEGRMCTKHDKLLELFCKTDQTCVCMLCSVLDHKNHEFVPLREEYEGKKAELEKTEAEIQQMIQKRRLKIQEITESVKMSKDAADRQKAEGVQVFTALMESVERRLKELMKEIEDKQETTEKQAEGLIKDLEQEISELMERSSEVEQLSRSEDHLHLLQSFSSLKAAPPTKDWTEVRFHPPSYEGTVGRAVDQLQETIRKLMKKKLLEAELQRVQQYEVDVTLDPDTANSWLILSDDGKQVYCGDVRKNLPDNPERFSRYAMVLGEQSFSSGRFYFEVQVKGKTEWTLGVATESINRKGKVTLCPRNGFWTVWLRNGNEYKARAESPVDLCLHPGPEKVGVFVDFEEGLVSFYDVGAAALIYSFTGCSFTHKLHPYFSPSLNDGGKNSAPLIICPVNQTESINN, encoded by the exons atgtttcttttctttctccctcagaGTGCAGACATGTCTGCTGCCAGCAATCTGCGATCTGAAGATCAGTTTCTGTGCTCCATCTGTCTGGATGTGTTCACTGATCCAGTCTCTACACCATGTGGACACAACTTCTGCAAAACCTGCATCAGTCAGCACTGGGACATGAATCAGAGCTGTCAGTGTCCCATGTGTAAAGAGACTTTCTCCACTAGACCTCAGCTGAGGGTCAACACCTTCATCTCTGAGATGGTTGCTCAGTTCAGAC agcaacAAGCTGCCAAACCAGGAGAAGTTCCCTGTGACGTCTGCACTGGAACCAGACTGAAGGCCCTGAAGTCCTGCCTGGTGTGTCAGACCTCCTACTGTCAGACTCACCTGGAGCCTCATCTGACAGTGAAACGTctgaaaagacatcagctgattgATGCTGTGGAGAACCTGGAAGGCAGGATGTGCACGAAGCACGATAAACTTCTGGAGCTGTTCTGTAAGACCGACCAGACATGTGTCTGCatgctctgctctgttttagACCACAAGAACCACGAGTTTGTTCCTCTGAGAGAAGAATATGAAGGAAAGaaggcagagctggagaagacAGAGGCTGAGATTCAGCAGATGATCCAGAAGAGACGACTGAAGATTCAGGAGATCACAGAGTCGGTGAAGATGAGTAAAgatgctgcagacagacagaaagcagaaggtgTTCAGGTCTTCACTGCTCTGATGGAGTCTGTTGAGAGACGCCTGAAGGAGCTCATGAAGGAGAtcgaagacaaacaggaaactacagagaaacaggctgaaggtctcatcaaagatctggaacaggaaatctctgagctgatggagagaagctctgaggtggagcagctctcacgctctgaagaccacctccacctcctccaaagcTTCTCCTCCTTGAAAGCTGCTCCACCCACCAAGGACTGGACAGAGGTCAGATTTCATCCACCATCATATGAGGGAACTGTGGGGAGAGCTGTGGATCAGCTGCAGGAGACAATCAGGAAACtcatgaagaagaagctgttagAGGCTGAGCTGCAGAGGGTGCAGCAGTATGAGGTGGATGTGACTCTGGATCCTGATACAGCAAATTCCTGGCTCATCCTGTCTGATGATGGAAAACAAGTTTACTGTGGTGATGTGAGGAAGAATCTTCCAGACAACCCAGAGAGATTTTCTAGATATGCTATGGTTTTAGGAGAGCAGAGTTTCTCTTCAGGCAGATTTTACTTTGAGGTTCAGGTTAAAGGAAAGACTGAGTGGACTTTAGGAGTGGCCACAGAGTCGATCAACAGGAAGGGAAAAGTCACACTGTGTCCTCGAAATGGTTTCTGGACTGTGTGGCTGAGAAATGGAAATGAGTACAAAGCTCGTGCTGAATCTCCAGTTGATCTCTGTCTTCATCCTGGTCCTGAGAAGGTGGGGGTGTTTGTGGATTTTGAGGAGGGTCTGGTCTCCTTTTATGATGTaggtgctgcagctctgatctaCTCCTTTACTGGCTGCTCCTTCACTCACAAACTCCACCCATACTTCAGTCCCAGTCTGAATGATGGAGGTAAAAACTCTGCACCTCTGATCATCTGTCCTGTCAATCAAACTGAGTCGATCAAcaactga
- the LOC134624328 gene encoding E3 ubiquitin-protein ligase TRIM21-like isoform X1 gives MSAASNLRSEDQFLCSICLDVFTDPVSTPCGHNFCKTCISQHWDMNQSCQCPMCKETFSTRPQLRVNTFISEMVAQFRREAQQKASSSSSEQQAAKPGEVPCDVCTGTRLKALKSCLVCQTSYCQTHLEPHLTVKRLKRHQLIDAVENLEGRMCTKHDKLLELFCKTDQTCVCMLCSVLDHKNHEFVPLREEYEGKKAELEKTEAEIQQMIQKRRLKIQEITESVKMSKDAADRQKAEGVQVFTALMESVERRLKELMKEIEDKQETTEKQAEGLIKDLEQEISELMERSSEVEQLSRSEDHLHLLQSFSSLKAAPPTKDWTEVRFHPPSYEGTVGRAVDQLQETIRKLMKKKLLEAELQRVQQYEVDVTLDPDTANSWLILSDDGKQVYCGDVRKNLPDNPERFSRYAMVLGEQSFSSGRFYFEVQVKGKTEWTLGVATESINRKGKVTLCPRNGFWTVWLRNGNEYKARAESPVDLCLHPGPEKVGVFVDFEEGLVSFYDVGAAALIYSFTGCSFTHKLHPYFSPSLNDGGKNSAPLIICPVNQTESINN, from the coding sequence ATGTCTGCTGCCAGCAATCTGCGATCTGAAGATCAGTTTCTGTGCTCCATCTGTCTGGATGTGTTCACTGATCCAGTCTCTACACCATGTGGACACAACTTCTGCAAAACCTGCATCAGTCAGCACTGGGACATGAATCAGAGCTGTCAGTGTCCCATGTGTAAAGAGACTTTCTCCACTAGACCTCAGCTGAGGGTCAACACCTTCATCTCTGAGATGGTTGCTCAGTTCAGACGTGAAGctcagcagaaagccagcagcagcagctcagagcaacAAGCTGCCAAACCAGGAGAAGTTCCCTGTGACGTCTGCACTGGAACCAGACTGAAGGCCCTGAAGTCCTGCCTGGTGTGTCAGACCTCCTACTGTCAGACTCACCTGGAGCCTCATCTGACAGTGAAACGTctgaaaagacatcagctgattgATGCTGTGGAGAACCTGGAAGGCAGGATGTGCACGAAGCACGATAAACTTCTGGAGCTGTTCTGTAAGACCGACCAGACATGTGTCTGCatgctctgctctgttttagACCACAAGAACCACGAGTTTGTTCCTCTGAGAGAAGAATATGAAGGAAAGaaggcagagctggagaagacAGAGGCTGAGATTCAGCAGATGATCCAGAAGAGACGACTGAAGATTCAGGAGATCACAGAGTCGGTGAAGATGAGTAAAgatgctgcagacagacagaaagcagaaggtgTTCAGGTCTTCACTGCTCTGATGGAGTCTGTTGAGAGACGCCTGAAGGAGCTCATGAAGGAGAtcgaagacaaacaggaaactacagagaaacaggctgaaggtctcatcaaagatctggaacaggaaatctctgagctgatggagagaagctctgaggtggagcagctctcacgctctgaagaccacctccacctcctccaaagcTTCTCCTCCTTGAAAGCTGCTCCACCCACCAAGGACTGGACAGAGGTCAGATTTCATCCACCATCATATGAGGGAACTGTGGGGAGAGCTGTGGATCAGCTGCAGGAGACAATCAGGAAACtcatgaagaagaagctgttagAGGCTGAGCTGCAGAGGGTGCAGCAGTATGAGGTGGATGTGACTCTGGATCCTGATACAGCAAATTCCTGGCTCATCCTGTCTGATGATGGAAAACAAGTTTACTGTGGTGATGTGAGGAAGAATCTTCCAGACAACCCAGAGAGATTTTCTAGATATGCTATGGTTTTAGGAGAGCAGAGTTTCTCTTCAGGCAGATTTTACTTTGAGGTTCAGGTTAAAGGAAAGACTGAGTGGACTTTAGGAGTGGCCACAGAGTCGATCAACAGGAAGGGAAAAGTCACACTGTGTCCTCGAAATGGTTTCTGGACTGTGTGGCTGAGAAATGGAAATGAGTACAAAGCTCGTGCTGAATCTCCAGTTGATCTCTGTCTTCATCCTGGTCCTGAGAAGGTGGGGGTGTTTGTGGATTTTGAGGAGGGTCTGGTCTCCTTTTATGATGTaggtgctgcagctctgatctaCTCCTTTACTGGCTGCTCCTTCACTCACAAACTCCACCCATACTTCAGTCCCAGTCTGAATGATGGAGGTAAAAACTCTGCACCTCTGATCATCTGTCCTGTCAATCAAACTGAGTCGATCAAcaactga
- the LOC134624328 gene encoding E3 ubiquitin-protein ligase TRIM21-like isoform X2, with protein MFLFFLPQSADMSAASNLRSEDQFLCSICLDVFTDPVSTPCGHNFCKTCISQHWDMNQSCQCPMCKETFSTRPQLRVNTFISEMVAQFRREQQAAKPGEVPCDVCTGTRLKALKSCLVCQTSYCQTHLEPHLTVKRLKRHQLIDAVENLEGRMCTKHDKLLELFCKTDQTCVCMLCSVLDHKNHEFVPLREEYEGKKAELEKTEAEIQQMIQKRRLKIQEITESVKMSKDAADRQKAEGVQVFTALMESVERRLKELMKEIEDKQETTEKQAEGLIKDLEQEISELMERSSEVEQLSRSEDHLHLLQSFSSLKAAPPTKDWTEVRFHPPSYEGTVGRAVDQLQETIRKLMKKKLLEAELQRVQQYEVDVTLDPDTANSWLILSDDGKQVYCGDVRKNLPDNPERFSRYAMVLGEQSFSSGRFYFEVQVKGKTEWTLGVATESINRKGKVTLCPRNGFWTVWLRNGNEYKARAESPVDLCLHPGPEKVGVFVDFEEGLVSFYDVGAAALIYSFTGCSFTHKLHPYFSPSLNDGGKNSAPLIICPVNQTESINN; from the exons atgtttcttttctttctccctcagaGTGCAGACATGTCTGCTGCCAGCAATCTGCGATCTGAAGATCAGTTTCTGTGCTCCATCTGTCTGGATGTGTTCACTGATCCAGTCTCTACACCATGTGGACACAACTTCTGCAAAACCTGCATCAGTCAGCACTGGGACATGAATCAGAGCTGTCAGTGTCCCATGTGTAAAGAGACTTTCTCCACTAGACCTCAGCTGAGGGTCAACACCTTCATCTCTGAGATGGTTGCTCAGTTCAGACGTGAA caacAAGCTGCCAAACCAGGAGAAGTTCCCTGTGACGTCTGCACTGGAACCAGACTGAAGGCCCTGAAGTCCTGCCTGGTGTGTCAGACCTCCTACTGTCAGACTCACCTGGAGCCTCATCTGACAGTGAAACGTctgaaaagacatcagctgattgATGCTGTGGAGAACCTGGAAGGCAGGATGTGCACGAAGCACGATAAACTTCTGGAGCTGTTCTGTAAGACCGACCAGACATGTGTCTGCatgctctgctctgttttagACCACAAGAACCACGAGTTTGTTCCTCTGAGAGAAGAATATGAAGGAAAGaaggcagagctggagaagacAGAGGCTGAGATTCAGCAGATGATCCAGAAGAGACGACTGAAGATTCAGGAGATCACAGAGTCGGTGAAGATGAGTAAAgatgctgcagacagacagaaagcagaaggtgTTCAGGTCTTCACTGCTCTGATGGAGTCTGTTGAGAGACGCCTGAAGGAGCTCATGAAGGAGAtcgaagacaaacaggaaactacagagaaacaggctgaaggtctcatcaaagatctggaacaggaaatctctgagctgatggagagaagctctgaggtggagcagctctcacgctctgaagaccacctccacctcctccaaagcTTCTCCTCCTTGAAAGCTGCTCCACCCACCAAGGACTGGACAGAGGTCAGATTTCATCCACCATCATATGAGGGAACTGTGGGGAGAGCTGTGGATCAGCTGCAGGAGACAATCAGGAAACtcatgaagaagaagctgttagAGGCTGAGCTGCAGAGGGTGCAGCAGTATGAGGTGGATGTGACTCTGGATCCTGATACAGCAAATTCCTGGCTCATCCTGTCTGATGATGGAAAACAAGTTTACTGTGGTGATGTGAGGAAGAATCTTCCAGACAACCCAGAGAGATTTTCTAGATATGCTATGGTTTTAGGAGAGCAGAGTTTCTCTTCAGGCAGATTTTACTTTGAGGTTCAGGTTAAAGGAAAGACTGAGTGGACTTTAGGAGTGGCCACAGAGTCGATCAACAGGAAGGGAAAAGTCACACTGTGTCCTCGAAATGGTTTCTGGACTGTGTGGCTGAGAAATGGAAATGAGTACAAAGCTCGTGCTGAATCTCCAGTTGATCTCTGTCTTCATCCTGGTCCTGAGAAGGTGGGGGTGTTTGTGGATTTTGAGGAGGGTCTGGTCTCCTTTTATGATGTaggtgctgcagctctgatctaCTCCTTTACTGGCTGCTCCTTCACTCACAAACTCCACCCATACTTCAGTCCCAGTCTGAATGATGGAGGTAAAAACTCTGCACCTCTGATCATCTGTCCTGTCAATCAAACTGAGTCGATCAAcaactga
- the LOC134624328 gene encoding E3 ubiquitin-protein ligase TRIM21-like isoform X6: protein MFLFFLPQSADMSAASNLRSEDQFLCSICLDVFTDPVSTPCGHNFCKTCISQHWDMNQSCQCPMCKETFSTRPQLRVNTFISEMVAHSSEQQAAKPGEVPCDVCTGTRLKALKSCLVCQTSYCQTHLEPHLTVKRLKRHQLIDAVENLEGRMCTKHDKLLELFCKTDQTCVCMLCSVLDHKNHEFAELEKTEAEIQQMIQKRRLKIQEITESVKMSKDAADRQKAEGVQVFTALMESVERRLKELMKEIEDKQETTEKQAEGLIKDLEQEISELMERSSEVEQLSRSEDHLHLLQSFSSLKAAPPTKDWTEVRFHPPSYEGTVGRAVDQLQETIRKLMKKKLLEAELQRVQQYEVDVTLDPDTANSWLILSDDGKQVYCGDVRKNLPDNPERFSRYAMVLGEQSFSSGRFYFEVQVKGKTEWTLGVATESINRKGKVTLCPRNGFWTVWLRNGNEYKARAESPVDLCLHPGPEKVGVFVDFEEGLVSFYDVGAAALIYSFTGCSFTHKLHPYFSPSLNDGGKNSAPLIICPVNQTESINN, encoded by the exons atgtttcttttctttctccctcagaGTGCAGACATGTCTGCTGCCAGCAATCTGCGATCTGAAGATCAGTTTCTGTGCTCCATCTGTCTGGATGTGTTCACTGATCCAGTCTCTACACCATGTGGACACAACTTCTGCAAAACCTGCATCAGTCAGCACTGGGACATGAATCAGAGCTGTCAGTGTCCCATGTGTAAAGAGACTTTCTCCACTAGACCTCAGCTGAGGGTCAACACCTTCATCTCTGAGATGGTTGCTCA cagctcagagcaacAAGCTGCCAAACCAGGAGAAGTTCCCTGTGACGTCTGCACTGGAACCAGACTGAAGGCCCTGAAGTCCTGCCTGGTGTGTCAGACCTCCTACTGTCAGACTCACCTGGAGCCTCATCTGACAGTGAAACGTctgaaaagacatcagctgattgATGCTGTGGAGAACCTGGAAGGCAGGATGTGCACGAAGCACGATAAACTTCTGGAGCTGTTCTGTAAGACCGACCAGACATGTGTCTGCatgctctgctctgttttagACCACAAGAACCACGAGTTT gcagagctggagaagacAGAGGCTGAGATTCAGCAGATGATCCAGAAGAGACGACTGAAGATTCAGGAGATCACAGAGTCGGTGAAGATGAGTAAAgatgctgcagacagacagaaagcagaaggtgTTCAGGTCTTCACTGCTCTGATGGAGTCTGTTGAGAGACGCCTGAAGGAGCTCATGAAGGAGAtcgaagacaaacaggaaactacagagaaacaggctgaaggtctcatcaaagatctggaacaggaaatctctgagctgatggagagaagctctgaggtggagcagctctcacgctctgaagaccacctccacctcctccaaagcTTCTCCTCCTTGAAAGCTGCTCCACCCACCAAGGACTGGACAGAGGTCAGATTTCATCCACCATCATATGAGGGAACTGTGGGGAGAGCTGTGGATCAGCTGCAGGAGACAATCAGGAAACtcatgaagaagaagctgttagAGGCTGAGCTGCAGAGGGTGCAGCAGTATGAGGTGGATGTGACTCTGGATCCTGATACAGCAAATTCCTGGCTCATCCTGTCTGATGATGGAAAACAAGTTTACTGTGGTGATGTGAGGAAGAATCTTCCAGACAACCCAGAGAGATTTTCTAGATATGCTATGGTTTTAGGAGAGCAGAGTTTCTCTTCAGGCAGATTTTACTTTGAGGTTCAGGTTAAAGGAAAGACTGAGTGGACTTTAGGAGTGGCCACAGAGTCGATCAACAGGAAGGGAAAAGTCACACTGTGTCCTCGAAATGGTTTCTGGACTGTGTGGCTGAGAAATGGAAATGAGTACAAAGCTCGTGCTGAATCTCCAGTTGATCTCTGTCTTCATCCTGGTCCTGAGAAGGTGGGGGTGTTTGTGGATTTTGAGGAGGGTCTGGTCTCCTTTTATGATGTaggtgctgcagctctgatctaCTCCTTTACTGGCTGCTCCTTCACTCACAAACTCCACCCATACTTCAGTCCCAGTCTGAATGATGGAGGTAAAAACTCTGCACCTCTGATCATCTGTCCTGTCAATCAAACTGAGTCGATCAAcaactga